In the Paenibacillus sp. FSL R7-0337 genome, CCACCGGGAAGCGGCAGGAGCTGCTGAAAGGGACCTTGAACAACTTGAACCTGTCGAAGGGTTTGCTGCAATATGTCAAAAACGAGCCCAAACGCCTCCCATGGATCTATAATCTGAAGGACGGATCATCACGGCTGGTCAAGGACAACCGCGAGCTTGAAGCCTTGTTCCCTGCTCCTCCATCCTCCAGACAGGAAGTCAATTTCCCTAAGGATATGGTGCTGAAAGACCTGCCTGCCGCTGACATGCCTATCACCTTAGCCTACGAATACAATGTGAATCTGGACGGAAAAAGTGTCGATGTACCCACCGTATTCACTAAGGGAGGACAAGAGTGGATACCGGTGAAGCCGCTTGCTGCGGCACTCGGCTGGAAGATCGAAGTCATGAACATTAGCGCAACAGGCGACCCTTCCGCGGCCTATATCTATAAAATCACAAATGGTAGCAATCACACGGTTCTTACACCTGTTAACAGCTTCAATTCGGCAAGCCGGCTGTATATCGCACCAGCACAGATCAAGGAGCTTGAGTACAAGAGTGTCAAGGTCACTCCATATCTGAAATAAAATTACTCCAGCGGCGGCACTCTTGCCTTGCGTCTGCAGTACAACAAAGAGGATGTTCCCGGACGGCGCGGCCGTGTAGGAACATCCTCTTTGACTATGATGCGCTGGGTCCTGGGGTATGTCCCCTCAGACTGTAGCGCTATGAAGTTAATTCTGTTTGGCCGGCTGCAGCTGATCCCGCTGCTGACTGGAGATGAAGAAGAGCGCCGTCCAGATCAGCGCGAAGCCGACAATCTGCGGCAGGGTTACAAGCTGCTGATAGACCACCCAGTTAATCAGAATACCGGTCATCGGGAAGCTGAGTTCGGCCAGGGTTGCTACCGAAGCTTTGGTCGTATTCAGTCCCTTGTAGTAGAGCAGCATGCTGAGCAGTCCGGGCAGCAGCGCCTGCAGCAGCAGGTTAACGGCAACTGCCGCCGAGCCGCTGACTCCGCCGCTCAACTGCCACGGGGCGCCTTCCATACTTGTAATTACGAACAGCAACGGGAGCGCCAGAATGAAGCGCAGTGAGGTTACCGTCTCATATTTCATTGAGCCCAGCAGATAACGGCCCATGACTGTAGAGCCGCCCCACAAAGCGGCAGCGCCCAGCGCCATCAGGCTTCCTACACCCATGAAGCTGTTCACATGGCCGAAGGGAATCGTCCAGCCGAAGGTCAGCAGGTACGTCCCGGCCAGGGCAACGATAAGCAGCGGTGCGAAATGGCGCGGCAAGCGTTCTTTTAGAATAACAGCGGCAAGACCAATGGCGAACAAGGGCTGAAGCTTCTGTAGCAGCAGCACGGCATTGAAGTCTCCGCTGGATAAGGCTTTGGTGAACAGAATGGTCGCTACGGCTGAGCCGCCCCACGATACCACTAGCAGTGCTGCGGCCTGACGCAGACGTACACCCTTCAGCTCTGCGCGGTTACGCCACATTACCGGAGTGGCAACCAGGAAGAGCACAACATGCTCAAGCAGTACAATCTGGGATGAAGTCAGGGATTTCAGCAGGATAATGCGGAACAGCGGGTCAACGCCCCATAAGGCCGCCCCCATAACCACCAGCCAGAATCCGCTGCGCACCGGTGCGGTACGCAAGCCTTGGGATGAAGCAGATACATTACTCATCTTTCATTCTCCTTGTCGATACAAACCCTCGATAGAGACCAAAAACCCCCGTGTCTCCTGTAAACAGGACAAACATCGGGGGTTGTTATCAATAAAGACATACGGAATAGACCCGCCGCCTTTATCTTATGATCCTCTCCCATCCGGACTTTACCGTCGGCTCTGGATTGTCACCAGATCAGTCGCTTCCTCTTGTGATAGAGTAACGAGTCGCGGGCTTAGTTCTCACGAACATCACCGCCGGTCAGGAATTTCACCTTACCCCGAGAATCTTGTATTCTGTTATTATTTTCACAATCTCAGAATACCTCTGATTTTTGATTTCGTCCAGCTTTTTATGAAAATAATCATTATATTTCATTAAGTATTCATTCAAACCATCATTCTGCTAACGCAATCTGCGTGCCGCATCCAGGTTCTGGTTCATTTGGCAGAAACGGCAGTGTGCGCTACACTATAGTATGAACATTTATCATCCCTAATATAGAGATCTATTTGGAGGTTATTATGAAAAGAAGTTTTCCGACCAATCTGCTGTATTCCATCCTAGCTCTGGCCGGCCTTGCCATCATCGGCTTCATGGCTTATGTTATCGCCGCTTTTACAGGAGGGATGCTCTTCTATGGTCCGCTGGCCCTCGTCGTCGCTTCAGGGCTGGCTGTACTCTCCGTGCTCAGCATCTTTGGCCTGTTCAGCAGCAAGGTACGCCGGGTGATCCTGGCCGCTTTTGCCGGAATCTGTGTGCTGGCAGCCGCAGGCCATGAGATTAGACAAGCTTATATCAACAGCTTAGCCGAGGTTAGCGAGCAGGAGGTTAATCTGAATCAGTATGCCCCTTTTGCAGCAAATACCAAAGCCGCATCCCTGAACCATAAGGCTTCCTACCAGCTCATGGAGAACCTGCCGCGCCTGGATGGAGCAACAGCGCTGTACCCGCTGTATTCGGCTTTTGCCCAAGCGGTCTACCCGCAGGATAATTATTCCCCCTTCGTCCAGAAGGAAGGGACAGATTTCGTGGTGTGCACCAGCACCTCCGAGGCTTACAAACGACTGATTACGGGAGAGGCCGATATCATCTTCGCTGCGGCGCCTTCGCTGGCCCAGACAAAGCAGGCGAAGCTTGCAGGCGCCCAGCTGAAGCTTACCCCGATCGGGCGCGAAGCGTTCGTCTTCTTCGTCAACAAGCGCAATCCGGTCAACAGCATGACTACGGAGCAGATTAAGGATATCTATTCCGGCACCCTGACCAACTGGGAGCAGGTCGGCGGTAAGGATGACCCGATCCGGGCATTCCAGCGGTCAGAGGACAGCGGCAGCCAGACCAAGCTGCAAAAAATCATGGAGGACCGCCAGCTTATGGCTCCGCCGAAGGAGAATGTGGCAGACGTCATGAGCGGCATTATCAGCCTGACCGCCAGCTACCGCAATTACAAGAATGCGCTGGGCTTCAGCTTCCTGTTTTACGCCTCACAGATGAATGCCAGTGATGAGATTAAGCTGCTGGCCATCGATGATGTGCCACCGTCCAAGGAGAGCATCCGCAGTGGAGAATATCCGTTCACGACTGAGTTCTACGCCGTAACGGCCGGCAGCACGAACCCGAACATCGAGCCGTTCCTGGACTGGATTCTGTCTGCTGAGGGCCAGGAGCTGGTTGAGAAGACCGGTTACACTCCAGTGAAATAGGCAGAACACCAGCATCCTAAAGAGATAAGAGGATGCTGGTGACTCATCGCTTTCTGATGGCATAACATACAGCCAACACACCCCGCGCCTGCCCATTGTAATCGGTTTTCCACATACATTCGGTCCACACACCACCGCCATTGCCCAATGTGTGCGGTTTTCCGCATACGTTCTGAAGTGTTCTCCCTCTCAGCCGGCGCTCCGCCTAAGTCTGGCCAATTTAAGAGTTTTATCTCTCACCCACCGCTTGTATAGGGCAGCATTGTTGCACTTTTTGCAGGACTTCTCTATTACTGTTACTGGCTGGGGTACATTGTTGCATCATTTGCAGGAATTATGGTGTTTAGAGTCAGTTAGCGCTGGATTTGTTGCAATTCATGCAAGATTTCAACATAAACCGTTCCTATCGAACAGTATTGCTGCAATTCGTGCAGGATTTCTCAATTAATGTTACTGGCTGTGGAGCAATGGACCCTTCCCTTATCGCAGCACCCATTGTATTTGCTTTTTCGCATACATTCGCCCGCATACATTCGCCTGCAAACCGCTGTACCCGCCCATTGTATTCGCTTTAATACGAAAATAAAAATATCGGAAAATGCGCCGCAGACTGGGTTTTTGACAAAAAAAGACCCACCGCCCCAAAAAACGTTTCGTTTTTTTGAAAAAGGGAAGACTATGGGATAGGATTCAATTGAACACTATATCCTAACTGCTGGATATATTTCACGTACCTATCTAACGTGTTTTTCTTGGACGTCTCATCGCCTAGTGAGACGTCTATTTCTTGGTATGACCTCTTCTCCCGCATCAGGGCATGGAGGATTCGAATCAGCAAATGCGCGGTGGCGACGTTTGCTTTTTTATCGCCTCGTCTCTTTCGAATTCGTCGAAAGAATTGTCCGATCCGGTTCGAGGAGCGAGAGTTTGCCCAAGCCGCCTGACACAAGGCCCCTTTCAGATGCTTGTTCCCTTGCATCGTTTTTGACTTTCTTCGCTTTCCAGCGCTTTCGTTGTTCCCTGGACACACCCCCGCCCATGAAGCAAACTGCGCATCACTCGGGAACATTTCCGCGACATGCGGCCCCACTTCGGCAAAGATGGTCACGGCAGACGTCCGCTCAATTCCTGGAATGGAGTCAATTTGTTCAATCTTCTCCAGGTACGGTTCTGCCTTCGCCTCGATTCGAGCTTCCAGTTCCGTGATCCTTTTCTCCAAATAGACCAAGTGGTCCCAGTGGTCTCGAATCATCTCGCGGTGATGACGGCGCAACTTGCCATTGAGCGCGTCTAGCAACTGCGGGACTTTCTTTTTTAAACGGGTTTTGACCAGGCTTTTAACTGTCATTTCGTCGATGACCTCGCCGTCCATGATCTTCTGGAGCAGGCCCCGTCCCGAAACCCCATATAAATCGGACATAAAGGTGGTTAGCTTGATGTTAGCATCCTGCAGGATTTTGTGGATGCGGTTTTTCTCCGCCGTCACCGCCTGCACCATCTTACTCCGGTAACGGGTCAAGTCTCGCAAATCCCGGATGTCCTGTTCGGGCACCATACTGCCTTCAATGAGCCCGCAACGGTGCAATTGCGCTAACCAGCGCGCATCTTGCATGTCACTTTTTCGACCCGGCGTATTCTTTACCCGCTGGGCGTTGGCCAAGACCAGATCACAACTGCCCTCTAAGATGTTCCATACCGGTTTCCATAACACGCCCGTGCTCTCCATCACCACCTCCCGGCAGCCGTGTTCACTCAGCCAATCTTGCAGGCCTAGCAATTCTTTGGTTGTCGTCCCAAAGGTTTTCAGGTGACATTGTGGTTTCTGTTCGATCGGTCCTTTCAACACGCAGGCCACAACGGTTTCCTGGTGCACGTCCAGACCGGCGCAACACATACGTACAGCATCCATTCCAACCATCCTCCATCGTCAGTTTACAAATCATGCGCTCGAGTGAGTGTAATTTAATACACGTACTTTTGGGGCTACAATAGGCGATGCTCGAAAAGCGCAATAGAACGGTTTTTCGCACGGGGTGTATCCCAGTAACCGTTTCCGCCCTTTGATTTGTATATGTAGTGTTGACGACTACAGCCTCATTTAGAATGGATGCGACGGATGCCACCCGCTTATTTTCATTCCTGGGGGTGACAAGGCCTCTGTCTTGTCATGCCTGTTTTTCGAATATATTCGGCCCGCATACAGACAGCAGCCCTCCCGGAGTTCTTCCTCCGGCGAGGGCTGCTGCCTGTAAACTTATCCCAAGTAATGTTCGAAAATCCGTCTGCGCTTCTCCCCGTCCGGGTCATTCACCACAAGCGAGAATTGGTCAAATATCATCGTTGCCCGCGTCTTCGGCGTGTACTGCGGCCAATCCAGTCCCGGCACTGCCGGATCTCCACTATGGGCGAAGGCAGTCCAGGCGGTCTGCATCGCCTCGGCCACTGCCTCCATCTCTGGCGTCACGCTCAGGCCATACTGCTTCAGCAGCGGGAGGTTGTTGAAGACATACAGAATCTCCGCGCCGTGAATGGCTTTCTCCAGCAGGGGATGCCCGGCCACCGTCCAGTCGAAGCGGTACATCCAGACGGGGGCATGCCCTTGCTGCTTCTCCGCGAACGAAATCGAGCTGGCCCAGAAGAAGAGGTCAGTCAGCACCTCCGCCTGTCCTTCCCAGGTCTGGCTGTAATCGGAGGTCAGCTCGGAGAGGTCACCCACTCCCATCAGCTGCTCCAGCGCTTTGAGCGATTGCTCGAAGTTATCCGCCTTCTGCCCCTCCCGGAAGAACAGATTGCCTTCGTGCAGATTCGTTCCGATCAGCACGGGAATGCCGCTGGCCGCTCCCGCTGCGATGGCCTGTACCGGCTCAACCGGCAAGGTGCCCGGCTCAACAACCGGCTGGAAAAACATATTCATCGAATCTCCAGACAGCTTGTACGCCATCCGGCCTGCGGCTTCCATGATCTCTCCGGCCGACAGCGTATGCAGAGGCTGCGTATCGCCGCCGGGCTGAAGGCCCAGCTCTGCCAGGAAAGCGGCGGCAATCTGCCCGCCCAGCTCTTCATTCAGTGTCTGCGCCGCCCCGCTCTCCATAATGGCCTGGCCGAACAGTCCCTTCGCCGCAGGCATCGCGAGCAGTGCAGCAATACTCATGCTCCCTGCTGACTCTCCGAAGACTGTGACACGCCCCGGATCCCCGCCGAAGGCAGCGATATTCTGCTGCACCCATTCCAGGGCGGCAATCTGATCCAGGAGGCCCAGGTTGCTGCCCAGTCCTCCGCCCAGCGGAGACAGATGCAGGAAGCCGAGCGGACCCAGCCGGTAATTCACGGTAACCACCACGACCTTCCCCGAGACGGCCAGCTTGCTGCCCTCGAACATCGGCTGGCTGCCTGCGCCGGTAACGAAGGTGCCGCCGTGAATCCACACCATCACCGGCAGCGCTTCGGTCTCCTCCGCAACCGCCGGGGACCAGACATTCAGATATAGACAGTCTTCATCATAAATAGGGGTGGTGCCGCCGAACCGCGTCCCGCTGGTGCTGACCGGCTGCAGGCTGACCGGTCCGAACTGGACGGCCTCCCGTACGCCGCTCCAGGACTCCGGCGGCTGCGGTGCCCGGAAGCGCAGCTCTCCAAGCGGCGGGGCAGCGAACGGGATGCCGCGCCACACGTTCACGCCGTTTCCCGCTTCTCCCTTCAGTTGCCCATAAGCTGTATTCACCAGTTGTTCTGTCATTGCACTCATTCCTTTTCGCATTATTCCTCAGTCTTTTCTTCGATTTCTTCGATGACTCTGTAGAGCCCGGAGCGGAAGCGGAACCACTGGAAGATATGGGTCATTACCACCTTAAGCACGGCGTAGCCCGGCACCGCAAGTATGATACCGAGTACACCGAACATTTTTCCGGCAAAAATAATCACAAAAATAATCGTAATCGGGTGAATCTTCAGCGATTTCCCCATAATCTGCGGCGAGATGAACTTTCCTTCAATCAGCTGGACCGCTGTCCAGACAATGACCATCTTCAACAGCATAAACGGTGAGGTCACCATCGCCACAATCAGCGCAGGGGTAATCGCAATGGCTGGTCCCAGATAAGGAACTACAGCCGTACAAGCGGCAACGATCGCCAGAACCAGCGAATACTCCAGCCCGATAATCAGATATCCGATATAGAGCAGTGCTCCGATGCAGCAGCTGACAATAATCTGGCCGCGGATATACGATGCGATCTGATTGTTCATTTCCTGCATCACCATCCGGGACTGCGGCCGCAGCGCGGTAGGGATGAGTCTCATCAGATAGTCGGGCAATCTTTTGCCGTCGCGCAGGAGATAGAAGAGAATGAATGGTGTAGTCACTACAGCCAGCACAATTTCGGTCAGTGTTCCGACGAAGCTGCCTACGCCGCTGACGGCATTATTCAGGAAGGCGGTGGCCCAGGTCGTCACCTTGCTGGTGATATCACTAAGGTCCGTACCTACACTCGACTGAATCTTATTGAACAATTCACTGCCGGTAAGCTGGACGAACTCCTCCTGAATCTGATCACTATAGACGGGGAAATTGTCAATCAGGCCCATGAGCTGGGTGCGGATGATCGGGATGACCATCAGCAGCACCAGCGTAATGATCCCGATAATAATCAGATACAGAATGACAATGCCATATGCACGCTTCACCCGGCTTCTCTTCTCCAGACGGTCCACCAGCGGATTCAGTAGATAGTAGGCGATCCCTGAGAGCAGCAGCGGCGCTGCCACCGTATGCAGAAGCACAGACAGCGGCTTGAACACAAACGGAATCTTTGAGAATACGAGTATTGTTAAGCCTACCAGCAACGCAATCAGCAGACCTACCACAAACTTGTTGTTCAGAAAAAACTTCTTAAATTTATCCGGCCATACCTGCCGTCTATCCATATCCTGCCGCCCCCTAGCTGCAACTCTTACCTGTTAAGTGTGATTATTTGCACTATGTATAAGCATAGTAACCCTGTGGCTGCAAGTCAAATCAGGGAGGCCTTCTTTTACAGCGAACCGGGACAGCTTACTGAAAGCGCAAATCAACAATACTTCCGGTCCTCTTGAAGCCCACCGACTGATAGACCTTATTGGAATCGGGATTCGCCGCATCGGCATAGAGCATGGGCGTTATGTCCCTGCTGAGCAGCTCAGCACACAGGGCAGCTACGGCCGCACTGGCATACCCGTGCTTGCGGAATTCATGCGGAGTGTACACCTCATTAATCCGTGCATGTCTGGCAGACTGATGGGCCAGATTAACCATGGACACCGGCTGGTCCTTGTCGATCCACAGACGGAGCTTGCCGGACTCCGTGACCGCCCCGGCATAGTCCAGATGATCCTCCGGTGCACTCTCCATACCGAAGCAATCCTGCACGAATCCGGCTAAATACCCGGCGATGAGCGGAATATCGCCTGGCTCCGCCTGATGCAGCTTCCCGCTGACACCATGCGGCAGCTGCACCTGCGGGCAGTGATAGGCTTCCATCATCATCCGTACCTGGTAGGTCTTTCCTGTAAGCTCGCCGTACGCATCGGCGAACAGCTTCCCTGTCTCCGGCGTTCCGTTAACCCCCGGTAATCCGCGGTCCTCCAGCATTTCCGCCAGCTGCCGGACAAGGGAACAGCGCCTCTCTTCATCCAGCTCCGGCGATAACCATAACCACGAGTTACGCCCTGGGGCATGGGCGAAAATCAGGTCATTCTCCTCCGTCTTCAGCCGCATGGACTCCTGATTCCCCGCGATCAGATGAATCAGGTTATATTCTACCTCTTCCTGTATGAACAGCCTGCTGTGCAGCACATCATCCTCCGGCCCGAAGCTTACAAACATTGGGCTTCCCCCTCTTTGACTTTTCTATCTATTGTAAAGCCCCCATTGGAAAAAATAAACAGCCCGCAGCCGGAATTATTCCGTCAACGGGCTGTACTAAGCCTCTTATGTTATTTCTTCTTCTTCCCTTTGGCACCCTTCGGGGTCGCGGCCTTGAAGCCTTCTTCATAGGTATAGAGCAGATTCTCTTCGAGCTGTTCTCCCTTCAACACCTTGCGCACCAGGCTTTTGGCAGTCTTAGGGGTGACATCCCTGTACCATACGCCTTCGGGGTAGGAGATCACCACACAGGCATCCGAACATCTTCCGTTACATCGGGTTATTGTTGTATGTATCAGCGCGTCTGCCCCTTGTTTCGTAATCTCATCCTCAATCGCTTCCGCTACCTCTTCGCCCTTGTGCTTCTTGCAGTCACTTCCGTTACAGATCAGCAGATGGCTGACCGTTCCTTGCAGATTCCAGGTTGTCATGACAGTTCCGCCCCCTTCAATTACAACAATAACCTGCTTGCCCTATAACCCTAAACTCTAACCCCCTTTTCGGGGATCGTCAATAGAAGGAAAGGCTGTTATACTATCATTGAGAATGATTATCACCCATGAAAAGAGTGACTCAAAATATGCAGACGCGAAATGCCGGCCGTTCATTGCCTAATCCTCACAGCTTTTATATTCCGGTACGTGTAATGGCACTGGATCAAGCCTCCTTTAACGGGGACAATCCCACTCAGCCCTTCACCTCATTCCTGGTGGTGATCACCAGAGGAAGCGAAGTCATCGAGCTGGATGGCGAACGCATCCGTCTATCCGGCGGTCATATTCTGTACAGTGACAGTTCGGTGGATATCACGCTGCCCCGCAGCCATAAGCTGCAGGGTGTATGGATTGAATATGCGGCGATCTCCGGCAACATCCGGACGTTCAGCCCGCTGAACCATCGTCAGCCGGTCCGAAGCTGTCCGTCCCACGTAAGCACGCTTGCTGTGCAGCTTCTTAGCGACTGGAACCAGCCGGAGCAGCGCAAGCCGTTTGCCTTGCAAGCTCTGTTCACGGAGCTGCTCAGTGAGCTATATGACAGTTCTGCGGAGTACGCAGAGCCGCCCTCTCAGTGGATTGACCGTATCCTGCAATATATAGAATCCCATTATAATGAAGATTTGACGAGAGAACAGGCTGCCGGGCTTGCCGGAATCACCCCGGAGCATTTCTCCCGGAGCTTCCGCAAGTTCACCGGACAGACCTTCAACCAATACATAACGCTGCTGCGCATCCGCAAGGCCCAGCAGCGTATCCTTACAGGAGCCCCGAATCTGAGTACGCTGGCGCTTGAGGTAGGGTACAGCGAAGGAACCTATTTAAGCCGCAAATTCAAGCAGGTCGTAGGAATTTCGCCATCATCCTATCACCGTAAGAGCAAATCCGTAGTCTCGCTGAACTTTAATCATACGGCCAGTCTCCATGCGCTCGAAGTCGTTCCCAGGCTGGGAGTCTATTCGGCCTGGATGGAGAGCCTGCAGCCCGTTCCTTCCAGGAAGAAACTGCTGGATGAAGGAATCAGCTCCTCAGGTCTTTATGAACGTCTATCGTCCGCCCGGCCGGATGTCATTATCAGCTACTCCTTGCCCGACAAGAGCAAGCAGCTCCTGTCCGTCGCACCGGTGATTGAGATTCCCTTCATGCAAATGGACTGGCGGGAGCAATTCCGCCTGATTGCCGAGGTGACCGGACGCCAGCCGCAGGCAGAGGCCTGGCTAAGCCTCTATGACTGGCATTGTCACCAGGCTAACCAGCTGCTGGACCGGCGGATCGGTGACCGGGGGACCGCCATAGTCCTGGAGCTTGGCACAGAGGCGGCCTACTGCTTCAGCAGCAGTTACGGCCGCGGAGCACAGATTCTGTATCATGATCTTGGCTTCCGCCCGCCGCTTGGCCTCGTTGCCGAGGGACTGCTGGAGAAGGGCTACCTGGAGATCGCCTTCCATAACATTGCCCGCTACCCCGCTGACCATATCTTCATTACCTCAAGCAGGGAGGCTGCTGAAGCGCTGGAGCCGCTGCAGAGCTTACTTCATCCTGTACACCAACATCATACCGATGATTCTCCAGGCGGAAGAATCTATTTCCTGAATCAGCCCTGCATGTTCTACGGCTTCGACCCCCTCTCCTCCGAAGCGCAATTGAAGGTCCTGGTGCAGGCGCTGACATCATAAATTTACATAGCCGGACATCACATTCAGCCATAGTCTAATCCGGGCAAACTCTGTAAAGTGTTATTGAGAATGATAATCGTTCTACATTAAGGAGGCAACCTCTTGAAGATCCCGTATTTACGTTCACGCAACATCCACCTGAAGCATTGGATCGTAGTAACTCTGCTTCTGGCATTGACTCTTATGGCCTCGGCTTGTGGAAACAACACCTCTACTACCAGCAGTGGTGCTGCTTCAGCTAATGCTACTGGAGCACCCGACTCCACTCCTCAGCCGGAGAAGGCTGCTGCCACCACAGCTCCGGATTTCCATACTGTGACAACTGTGAATGGAGATATTGAGGTGCCGGCAGCACCGCAGCGGATTGTGGCCGAGGAATATCTGGGCAGCTTGATTACACTGGATACGATTCCGGTCGGTGCTCCGGGGCTTACACTGGAGAATGTGTACTTCAAGGAATTCCTGACAGGAGTCGCCGATACCGGCACATACGGTAAAATGTCACCGGAGAATATCCTCGCGCTGAATCCCGACTTAATTATCTCAGGCAATGCAGACAGCTATGCCGCACTCAGCCAGATTGCCCCAACGGTTATTGTGCCGTACGGTGATTTGAAGAATGCGCATGAAGAGCTGACCTATTTCGGCAAGCTGCTGGGCAAGGAGCAGGAGGCAGCAGCATGGCTGGCTGATTACGATAAGCGGATTGCTGACGCCAAGGCCCGTGTAGATGCAGCCGTTCCTGCCGGGGCCACCTTCAGCATTCTCGAGCATGCAGACAAATCCACCTGGGTCTATGGGGACAACTTCGGACGCGGAGGCCAGCCCATCTATCAGGCGCTGGGGCGCAAGCCGCCGGCTGGAGTGGCTGCTGAAATTATGGAGAAGCAGTGGGCTGAATTATCCGCCGAGACTCTGAGCAAGTATGCGGGTGATTATCTGGTCATCACCGACAATACCTGGACTGCTCAAGACTTCCAGGCAGACCCGATCTGGGGCAGTCTGCCGGCGGTCAAGAACGGGAAGATCTATGTATGGAAAGAAGAGCGCTCCTGGTATTATGATCCGATTGCCGTTCTGGCCCAGACGGAGGAGCTGGCCGATTGGCTGACCTCGACACCACAATA is a window encoding:
- a CDS encoding DMT family transporter, with product MSNVSASSQGLRTAPVRSGFWLVVMGAALWGVDPLFRIILLKSLTSSQIVLLEHVVLFLVATPVMWRNRAELKGVRLRQAAALLVVSWGGSAVATILFTKALSSGDFNAVLLLQKLQPLFAIGLAAVILKERLPRHFAPLLIVALAGTYLLTFGWTIPFGHVNSFMGVGSLMALGAAALWGGSTVMGRYLLGSMKYETVTSLRFILALPLLFVITSMEGAPWQLSGGVSGSAAVAVNLLLQALLPGLLSMLLYYKGLNTTKASVATLAELSFPMTGILINWVVYQQLVTLPQIVGFALIWTALFFISSQQRDQLQPAKQN
- a CDS encoding substrate-binding domain-containing protein — protein: MKRSFPTNLLYSILALAGLAIIGFMAYVIAAFTGGMLFYGPLALVVASGLAVLSVLSIFGLFSSKVRRVILAAFAGICVLAAAGHEIRQAYINSLAEVSEQEVNLNQYAPFAANTKAASLNHKASYQLMENLPRLDGATALYPLYSAFAQAVYPQDNYSPFVQKEGTDFVVCTSTSEAYKRLITGEADIIFAAAPSLAQTKQAKLAGAQLKLTPIGREAFVFFVNKRNPVNSMTTEQIKDIYSGTLTNWEQVGGKDDPIRAFQRSEDSGSQTKLQKIMEDRQLMAPPKENVADVMSGIISLTASYRNYKNALGFSFLFYASQMNASDEIKLLAIDDVPPSKESIRSGEYPFTTEFYAVTAGSTNPNIEPFLDWILSAEGQELVEKTGYTPVK
- a CDS encoding IS110 family transposase gives rise to the protein MDAVRMCCAGLDVHQETVVACVLKGPIEQKPQCHLKTFGTTTKELLGLQDWLSEHGCREVVMESTGVLWKPVWNILEGSCDLVLANAQRVKNTPGRKSDMQDARWLAQLHRCGLIEGSMVPEQDIRDLRDLTRYRSKMVQAVTAEKNRIHKILQDANIKLTTFMSDLYGVSGRGLLQKIMDGEVIDEMTVKSLVKTRLKKKVPQLLDALNGKLRRHHREMIRDHWDHLVYLEKRITELEARIEAKAEPYLEKIEQIDSIPGIERTSAVTIFAEVGPHVAEMFPSDAQFASWAGVCPGNNESAGKRRKSKTMQGNKHLKGALCQAAWANSRSSNRIGQFFRRIRKRRGDKKANVATAHLLIRILHALMREKRSYQEIDVSLGDETSKKNTLDRYVKYIQQLGYSVQLNPIP
- a CDS encoding carboxylesterase/lipase family protein, which encodes MTEQLVNTAYGQLKGEAGNGVNVWRGIPFAAPPLGELRFRAPQPPESWSGVREAVQFGPVSLQPVSTSGTRFGGTTPIYDEDCLYLNVWSPAVAEETEALPVMVWIHGGTFVTGAGSQPMFEGSKLAVSGKVVVVTVNYRLGPLGFLHLSPLGGGLGSNLGLLDQIAALEWVQQNIAAFGGDPGRVTVFGESAGSMSIAALLAMPAAKGLFGQAIMESGAAQTLNEELGGQIAAAFLAELGLQPGGDTQPLHTLSAGEIMEAAGRMAYKLSGDSMNMFFQPVVEPGTLPVEPVQAIAAGAASGIPVLIGTNLHEGNLFFREGQKADNFEQSLKALEQLMGVGDLSELTSDYSQTWEGQAEVLTDLFFWASSISFAEKQQGHAPVWMYRFDWTVAGHPLLEKAIHGAEILYVFNNLPLLKQYGLSVTPEMEAVAEAMQTAWTAFAHSGDPAVPGLDWPQYTPKTRATMIFDQFSLVVNDPDGEKRRRIFEHYLG
- a CDS encoding AI-2E family transporter; translation: MDRRQVWPDKFKKFFLNNKFVVGLLIALLVGLTILVFSKIPFVFKPLSVLLHTVAAPLLLSGIAYYLLNPLVDRLEKRSRVKRAYGIVILYLIIIGIITLVLLMVIPIIRTQLMGLIDNFPVYSDQIQEEFVQLTGSELFNKIQSSVGTDLSDITSKVTTWATAFLNNAVSGVGSFVGTLTEIVLAVVTTPFILFYLLRDGKRLPDYLMRLIPTALRPQSRMVMQEMNNQIASYIRGQIIVSCCIGALLYIGYLIIGLEYSLVLAIVAACTAVVPYLGPAIAITPALIVAMVTSPFMLLKMVIVWTAVQLIEGKFISPQIMGKSLKIHPITIIFVIIFAGKMFGVLGIILAVPGYAVLKVVMTHIFQWFRFRSGLYRVIEEIEEKTEE
- a CDS encoding GNAT family N-acetyltransferase, which encodes MFVSFGPEDDVLHSRLFIQEEVEYNLIHLIAGNQESMRLKTEENDLIFAHAPGRNSWLWLSPELDEERRCSLVRQLAEMLEDRGLPGVNGTPETGKLFADAYGELTGKTYQVRMMMEAYHCPQVQLPHGVSGKLHQAEPGDIPLIAGYLAGFVQDCFGMESAPEDHLDYAGAVTESGKLRLWIDKDQPVSMVNLAHQSARHARINEVYTPHEFRKHGYASAAVAALCAELLSRDITPMLYADAANPDSNKVYQSVGFKRTGSIVDLRFQ
- a CDS encoding (2Fe-2S) ferredoxin domain-containing protein translates to MTTWNLQGTVSHLLICNGSDCKKHKGEEVAEAIEDEITKQGADALIHTTITRCNGRCSDACVVISYPEGVWYRDVTPKTAKSLVRKVLKGEQLEENLLYTYEEGFKAATPKGAKGKKKK
- a CDS encoding helix-turn-helix domain-containing protein, producing the protein MQTRNAGRSLPNPHSFYIPVRVMALDQASFNGDNPTQPFTSFLVVITRGSEVIELDGERIRLSGGHILYSDSSVDITLPRSHKLQGVWIEYAAISGNIRTFSPLNHRQPVRSCPSHVSTLAVQLLSDWNQPEQRKPFALQALFTELLSELYDSSAEYAEPPSQWIDRILQYIESHYNEDLTREQAAGLAGITPEHFSRSFRKFTGQTFNQYITLLRIRKAQQRILTGAPNLSTLALEVGYSEGTYLSRKFKQVVGISPSSYHRKSKSVVSLNFNHTASLHALEVVPRLGVYSAWMESLQPVPSRKKLLDEGISSSGLYERLSSARPDVIISYSLPDKSKQLLSVAPVIEIPFMQMDWREQFRLIAEVTGRQPQAEAWLSLYDWHCHQANQLLDRRIGDRGTAIVLELGTEAAYCFSSSYGRGAQILYHDLGFRPPLGLVAEGLLEKGYLEIAFHNIARYPADHIFITSSREAAEALEPLQSLLHPVHQHHTDDSPGGRIYFLNQPCMFYGFDPLSSEAQLKVLVQALTS